The following coding sequences are from one Lasioglossum baleicum chromosome 18, iyLasBale1, whole genome shotgun sequence window:
- the LOC143217853 gene encoding uncharacterized protein LOC143217853 translates to MYNKPFLEIASVFSSSYRMRNAIDKIATSTTVRRIDIKPAVDIHLKAIEYSKKYADDMMLPSMLMIIVGVSSFGVNLYRLYISITDVKEIDAVILALQFVFAYTAFIVADNYSGQIVMDKSIKIIEEM, encoded by the exons atgtacaataaacCATTCTTAGAAATTGCATCTGTTTTTTCCTCTAGCTATCGAATGCGAAACGCAATCGACAAAATTGCAACTTCAACAACGGTGAGGAGGATAGATATAAAACCAGCCGTGGATATACATCttaaagctattga GTATAGTAAAAAATACGCGGACGACATGATGTTGCCGTCAATGCTGATGATAATAGTGGGTGTTTCATCGTTCGGTGTAAATTTATACCGT CTTTATATAAGTATCACAGACGTGAAAGAAATTGATGCAGTGATTCTTGCTCTGCAATTCGTTTTTGCGTACACGGCATTCATAGTAGCTGATAATTATAGCGGACAGATCGTGATGGACAAAAGCATTAAGATTATCGAGGAAATGTAA